A single Stigmatopora argus isolate UIUO_Sarg chromosome 7, RoL_Sarg_1.0, whole genome shotgun sequence DNA region contains:
- the LOC144077457 gene encoding protocadherin-16-like translates to MVWVLLVVALLCAPWRTRASELTLSVPEGLPAGTAVGDLAAALSRPAAGFLLSEAGDSQVFRDLDVRPDTGLISTAAVLDRETRASYEFAAASLSGEVVRVRILVEDVNDHSPEFPSGEAQLLVSESAPPGARFRLPGARDRDVGELGVRGYRIRESDQAEFFRVEPREPDLDLVLRRGLDRESRDFYTLTVEAFDGGVPVRVGTLRLNVTVLDENDNPPAFRPRRYAASVPENATVGTSVCRVGADDPDAGDNGRVGFSVEGRHDFFSVDQTTGVLYLNRPLDFETQSFHEVMVTARDFGVPPESSGTLVLVTVDNVNDNAPVVDVLFLGESGRVSEAAEPGDYVARVSVSDPDDPEEAPDVRLEGGGGDFLLERADRSVYVLRVAGGLDREEKDLYALKILVRDSGSPPLGAEALIPLRVTDVNDCAPYFDEERLRVRVSEDLPVGASVVRVEARDSDLGVNARLSYSILESECPVRVDGESGLVTTAALLDRDRGPDTCCFLVAARDGGRPARSASVAVTLLLLDVNDNPPAFRQSLYRASVTEHAAPGTCFSQVAADDADTPEFGVLVYSLPEEEAGLFRVDPQSGRLCISGDIDRDGGRSVRQVLVRAQDPGGLQAHAWVRVEIQDLNDNAPEFQPERYAAAVGSHAAPGVEILAVSASDADDGAFGRVAYRLLPGDRSHLFALDEQTGTLYLTSSLSHLDSTSIELAVAARDAGGLRSSRPARVTVDVWAGAHAPPAFRKPRYAFAVAADTPAGAAVGSVRALNAPDCVEPVSYRIASGDPRGLFAVDPTSGLISTAKDLERRASPYALLYVQAHTPSSPVFGEARVRIDVEDAVRPSGSTPPGADSGMATLNLMADPGSGTPVLEISGPDGEDLPRSPAPTSETPLCRAQIAEDAVRNSALLRLSVRGGAGDVPLYSLVAEAGSPPLPFRIHPRNGQLYLADELDYERESAYRFRVLATVGLALAVVAVEVSVMDVNDNPPVFGGMAYFATWREGPPPAGPAAARVAAGDRDAGENGRLSYALLSGEKFFRIHPETGEIFSWVELDREQKSQHMLEVTVNDRGRPRRNATARVHVLVADVNDNPPRFVHRERRVQISSGIPTGSLVTNVFAKDADAGENGTITYTLQSGGRLPPHFEIDAESGDVRTTSRFGDGGQETYVLRVTARDGGSPPLEDTALIHLRVSEDRASLSAARCLRVREDAPPGTVIGSLAVSSLGRNVDYSVPGDDGDSPFGLDSRSGDIYVRRPPDYEAAPVQSLVALAEDRLGRNVTLRALVTVEDANDHPPRFPDNPVTFALRADAPPGSLAFAFCASDGDASYPAGALRYSVASPPGFPFRLDPRNGRLTVAAPLDRPTYAFTVTAGDRSERPREASVTARVFLLDVDRPVRRFAATDANQGELETSSYVGRRASFALEQKMAKAPVFGNTEYRVWVAENAPAGTSVAWVGGGDPDGGLHAELHYDIVSGDGGGRFRMDPVTGVLALHAPLDYEEESEYVLTVRARDGEDPWDAGNVAFATVFVEVSDENDHGPRFASSTYNCSVSENLPPFTVVCSVRAADGDGAAYGRLTYSVLSSCSEDWGESPLTLDPRAGVIRTRRSFDYERQREYCLLVEARDAGDQTATVRVHVYVKGTDEFDPVFSRQRYRFFLPEDAESGLAVGFVTALDRDGGADGAVEYSLSEPSPRFRVDKTLGAVYASGVAELTVFAAGPRAGSRRASCRVSVEIASWALPLGGRVLGLSVSLAAVLLSLLVFAALVLRSKHKEATGKTKGASSDAPDGTENKRTLGAPENRRTPSDRSGRGSAEGETAEDQEIRRINGERFRESPDAVTGGTPGERDGKDKDHRSPATPLWEHLLDPGPEFPALAAVFADIGSLPDRAGPPPLITSVARPGLRSVPPRPRYAYPPLARNTGLTPRAMTPTFTPTLSWLTSRSPGPPPLVSEGGLDSGPPAASLLEAEIQV, encoded by the exons ATGGTGTGGGTGCTCCTGGTGGTGGCGCTCCTGTGCGCCCCCTGGCGGACGCGAGCCTCCGAGCTGACGTTGAGCGTCCCGGAGGGGCTCCCCGCCGGCACGGCGGTGGGCGACCTGGCCGCCGCCCTGAGCCGGCCGGCGGCGGGCTTCCTGCTCTCCGAGGCCGGCGACTCGCAGGTCTTCCGCGATCTGGACGTGCGCCCGGACACGGGCCTGATCTCCACCGCCGCCGTCCTGGACCGCGAGACCCGGGCCAGCTACGAATTCGCCGCCGCCAGCCTGTCGGGCGAGGTGGTCCGGGTGCGCATCCTGGTGGAGGACGTCAACGACCACTCCCCCGAGTTCCCCTCGGGGGAAGCCCAGCTGCTCGTGTCGGAGTCCGCCCCGCCCGGCGCCCGCTTCCGCCTGCCGGGGGCCCGCGACCGGGACGTTGGCGAGCTGGGGGTCCGGGGCTACCGCATCCGGGAGAGCGACCAGGCCGAGTTCTTCCGCGTGGAGCCCCGCGAGCCCGACCTGGACCTGGTGCTGCGACGCGGGCTGGATAGGGAAAGCCGGGACTTTTACACCCTGACCGTGGAGGCCTTCGACGGCGGCGTCCCCGTCCGAGTCGGGACGCTGCGGCTCAACGTGACGGTCCTGGACGAGAACGACAACCCGCCCGCCTTCCGGCCACGGCGCTACGCCGCGTCCGTGCCGGAGAACGCCACGGTGGGGACGTCGGTGTGCCGGGTGGGCGCCGACGACCCGGACGCGGGCGACAACGGCAGGGTGGGCTTTAGCGTGGAAGGACGCCACGACTTCTTCTCCGTGGACCAGACCACCGGGGTGCTTTACCTCAACCGGCCGCTGGATTTTGAAACACAG TCTTTCCACGAGGTGATGGTCACGGCCCGAGACTTTGGCGTCCCGCCAGAGTCCAGCGGCACTCTGGTCCTGGTGACGGTGGACAACGTCAACGACAACGCCCCCGTGGTCGACGTGCTCTTTCTGGGCGAGAGCGGCCGGGTCTCCGAGGCGGCCGAGCCGGGAGACTACGTGGCCCGGGTTTCCGTCTCCGACCCGGACGACCCCGAGGAGGCGCCGGACGTCCGGCTggagggcggcggcggcgacttcCTGCTGGAGCGCGCCGACCGCTCCGTCTACGTCTTGCGCGTGGCCGGCGGGCTGGACAGGGAGGAGAAAGACTTGTACGCCTTGAAGATCCTGGTCCGGGATTCCGGGAGCCCGCCCCTCGGCGCCGAGGCGCTCATCCCGCTGCGGGTGACGGACGTCAACGATTGCGCACCGTATTTCGACGAGGAGCGGCTCCGGGTTCGGGTCTCCGAAGACCTCCCCGTGGGCGCCTCTGTCGTCCGGGTGGAGGCCCGGGACTCGGACTTGGGGGTCAACGCCCGACTCAG CTACTCCATCTTGGAATCGGAGTGCCCGGTGCGCGTGGACGGTGAGAGCGGCCTGGTCACCACGGCGGCGCTCCTGGACCGGGACCGGGGTCCCGACACGTGCTGCTTCCTGGTGGCGGCGCGAGACGGCGGCCGGCCGGCCCGGTCGGCCAGCGTCGCCGTCACCCTGCTGCTGCTCGACGTCAATGACAACCCGCCCGCCTTCCGCCAGAGTCTCTACCGGGCCTCCGTGACGGAGCACGCCGCCCCTGGGACCTGTTTCTCGCAA GTCGCGGCCGACGACGCCGACACCCCCGAGTTTGGCGTTTTGGTGTACTCTCTTCCCGAGGAGGAGGCGGGTCTCTTCCGCGTCGACCCGCAAAGTGGACGCCTCTGCATCTCCGGGGACATCGACCGAGATGGGGGGAGGAGCGTCCGCCAAGTCCTGGTCCGGGCGCAGGATCCA GGAGGACTGCAGGCGCACGCGTGGGTCCGCGTGGAGATCCAAGACCTCAACGATAACGCGCCAGAATTCCAGCCCGAGCGCTACGCCGCCGCCGTGGGCTCCCACGCGGCGCCCGGCGTGGAGATCCTGGCGGTGAGCGCCTCAGATGCCGACGATGGCGCCTTCGGCCGCGTGGCCTATCGCCTGCTGCCCGGCGACCGCTCGCATCTCTTTGCCCTTGATGAGCAAACAG GAACGCTGTACCTGACGTCCTCGCTGAGCCACCTGGATTCGACGAGCATCGAGCTAGCCGTAGCGGCGCGCGACGCCGGCGGTCTGCGCTCGTCCCGCCCGGCCCGGGTGACCGTCGACGTCTGGGCCGGCGCCCACGCCCCGCCCGCCTTCCGCAAGCCCCGCTACGCCTTCGCCGTGGCGGCGGACACCCCGGCGGGCGCCGCCGTGGGCTCCGTGCGGGCCCTCAACGCGCCAG ATTGCGTGGAACCCGTGTCCTACCGTATCGCCTCGGGCGACCCGCGGGGTCTGTTCGCCGTGGACCCCACGTCGGGCCTGATCAGCACGGCCAAAGACCTGGAGCGCCGGGCATCGCCGTACGCCCTTCTCTACGTCCAGGCCCACACGCCGTCCTCCCCGGTCTTCGGCGAGGCGCGGGTCCGCATCGACGTCGAGGACGCCGTCCGACCGTCCGGGAGCACGCCGCCGGGCGCCGACTCGGGAATGGCGACCCTAAACCTGATGGCGGACCCCGGATCCGG GACACCGGTGTTGGAAATCAGCGGCCCGGATGGCGAAGACCTACCCCGGAGCCCCGCCCCCACCTCGGAGACGCCGCTCTGCCGGGCGCAAATCGCCGAGGACGCGGTCCGGAACTCCGCGCTGCTCCGACTGAGCGTCCGCGGGGGCGCCGGCGACGTCCCGCTATACTCCCTGGTGGCGGAGGCGGGCTCCCCGCCCCTCCCCTTCCGGATCCACCCCCGCAACGGGCAGCTGTACCTGGCCGACGAGCTGGACTACGAGCGGGAATCGGCGTACCGCTTCCGAGTGTTGGCCACGGTGGGCCTCGCCCtggcggtggtggcggtggaGGTCTCGGTGATGGACGTCAACGACAACCCGCCCGTTTTCGGCGGGATGGCGTACTTCGCCACGTGGAGGGAGGGGCCTCCGCCCGCGGGGCCGGCAGCGGCACGGGTGGCGGCCGGCGACCGGGACGCCGGGGAAAACGGACGCCTGTCTTACGCCCTGCTTTCGGGCGAGAAGTTCTTCCGCATCCACCCCGAAACGG GTGAGATCTTCAGTTGGGTGGAGTTGGACCGGGAGCAGAAAAGCCAGCACATGTTGGAGGTCACGGTCAACGACAGGGGCCGCCCGCGACGCAACGCCACCGCCCGCGTCCACGTCCTGGTCGCCGACGTCAACGACAACCCGCCACGCTTCGTGCACCGGGAGCGCCGCGTCCAG ATATCTTCCGGAATCCCAACAGGATCCCTGGTGACAAACGTATTTGCCAAAGATGCGGACGCGGGAGAAAATGGAACCATCACGTATACGTTGCAGAGCG GCGGCCGACTTCCGCCGCATTTCGAGATTGACGCCGAAAGCGGCGACGTCAGGACCACGTCGCGCTTCGGGGACGGCGGCCAGGAGACGTACGTCCTGCGGGTGACGGCCAGGGACGGCGGATCGCCGCCGCTGGAGGACACGGCGCTCATTCACTTGCGG GTGTCCGAGGATCGAGCCTCCCTGTCCGCGGCGAGATGTCTGCGGGTCCGAGAAGACGCCCCGCCGGGCACGGTGATCGGTTCCCTGGCCGTCTCGTCTCTGGGAAGGAACGTGGACTACTCCGTCCCGGGGGACGACGGCGACTCGCCCTTCGGCCTGGACTCCCGCTCGGGCGACATCTACGTCCGGCGGCCCCCGGACTACGAGGCGGCCCCCGTCCAGTCGCTGGTGGCGCTGGCCGAGGACCGTCTGGGCCGCAACGTCACGCTGAGGGCGCTGGTGACGGTGGAGGACGCCAACGATCACCCGCCGCGCTTCCCCGACAACCCGGTGACCTTCGCCTTGAGGGCCGACGCCCCGCCGGGTTCGCTGGCGTTTGCCTTTTGCGCCAGCGACGGGGACGCCTCGTACCCCGCCGGCGCCCTGCGCTACTCCGTGGCCTCGCCCCCAGGGTTCCCCTTCCGCCTGGACCCGCGCAACGGCAGGCTGACGGTGGCGGCGCCGTTGGACCGGCCGACCTACGCCTTCACGGTGACGGCCGGCGACCGGTCGGAAAGACCGCGAGAGGCGTCGGTGACGGCCAGGGTCTTTCTGCTGGACGTGGACCGTCCCGTCCGTCGTTTCGCCGCCACCGATGCGAACCAAGGAGAACTCGAGACGTCGTCCTACGTCGGACGGAGAGCTTCATTTGCGCTGGAACAGAAAATGGCGAAGGCGCCGGTGTTCGGCAACACGGAGTATCGTGTCTGGGTGGCGGAAAACGCCCCCGCCGGCACCTCTGTGGCatgggtcggcggcggcgatcCGGACGGGGGACTCCATGCCGAGCTGCACTACGACATCGTCTCCGGTGACGGCGGCGGACGCTTCCGGATGGACCCCGTCACTGGCGTTTTGGCACTCCACGCACCACTGGACTACGAGGAAGAGTCGGAATACGTCCTGACGGTCCGGGCGCGTGACGGCGAAGACCCTTGGGATGCGGGAAACGTGGCGTTCGCCACCGTTTTCGTGGAGGTATCGGACGAGAATGACCACGGTCCACGCTTCGCCTCCTCCACGTATAACTGCTCCGTTTCGGAGAACCTTCCCCCGTTCACGGTGGTCTGCTCGGTCCGGGCCGCGGACGGAGACGGCGCCGCCTACGGACGATTGACGTACTCCGTCCTGTCCTCCTGTTCCGAAGATTGGGGCGAGTCGCCCTTGACCCTGGACCCCCGGGCCGGCGTCATCCGTACGCGCCGGTCCTTTGACTACGAGCGGCAACGCGAGTACTGCTTGTTGGTGGAAGCCCGGGACGCGGGGGACCAGACGGCCACGGTCCGGGTGCACGTTTACGTCAAGGGAACGGACGAGTTCGATCCCGTCTTCTCCCGCCAGCGGTACCGCTTCTTCTTACCGGAAGACGCCGAGTCCGGTCTCGCCGTCGGCTTCGTGACGGCGCTGGACAGAGACGGGGGCGCCGACGGGGCGGTGGAGTACTCGCTCTCGGAGCCGTCGCCCCGCTTCCGGGTGGACAAAACCCTGGGAGCCGTCTACGCTTCGGGTGTGGCCGAGCTGACCGTGTTCGCCGCCGGTCCCCGGGCGGGTTCCAGGAGAGCTTCCTGTCGGGTTTCCGTGGAAATCGCCAGTTGGGCCCTGCCGCTCGGCGGCCGCGTGCTCGGCCTGAGCGTCTCGCTCGCCGCCGTACTCCTGTCCCTGCTGGTCTTCGCCGCTCTGGTGCTCAGGTCCAAACACAAAGAAGCCACCGGCAAAACGAAGGGCGCCTCGTCGGATGCCCCCGACGGCACCGAGAACAAGCGGACCCTAGGCGCTCCCGAAAACCGCCGGACGCCGTCCGACCGGAGCGGCCGAGGCTCGGCGGAGGGCGAGACGGCCGAAGACCAGGAAATCCGGCGGATCAACGGGGAGCGCTTTCGGGAAAGCCCGGACGCTGTGACGGGAGGAACGCCGGGAGAAAGGGACGGGAAGGACAAAGACCACCGTTCTCCGGCCACCCCGCTCTGGGAGCACCTTCTCGACCCGGGGCCGGAATTCCCGGCTTTAGCGGCGGTCTTCGCCGACATCGGGAGCCTCCCGGACAGGGCGGGGCCGCCTCCCCTCATCACCTCGGTGGCCCGGCCCGGTTTGCGGAGCGTGCCCCCCCGCCCCCGCTATGCCTACCCCCCTTTGGCCAGGAACACGGGACTCACGCCGAGGGCCATGACGCCCACGTTCACCCCTACCCTGTCGTGGCTGACCTCCAGAAGTCCGGGCCCCCCTCCGCTTGTATCGGAAGGCGGGCTGGATTCGGGGCCCCCCGCCGCCTCACTGCTGGAGGCCGAAATACAAGTGTGA